The Xiphophorus maculatus strain JP 163 A chromosome 7, X_maculatus-5.0-male, whole genome shotgun sequence region ATAATGAAGGATGAAAGAAAAACCTTCTATTGAGTTGAATAAAATTCCCCTCTGTGTGGTTTGACCTTTACTGAGTTACCTGTTGGCACCAGAGTCGGTACACCCTGTCAGATTTTATGACATGTGATTGGCTGTCAGGTTGGATGAAAGAGGAGCTTGCATCAGAGATTCTCTTTGTGTTTGCGTCCCCTGCGCAGCGCGGGTAGCGGTGGTGAAGTCGAGGGACATGCACTGGTCTCTGCTGGCCCAGAGAGACCAGAGAGACATCAGTCTGAGCTCACTACGGATGCTGATCGTGGCAGATGGAGCTAACCCATGTGAGTACATCTGACGTGTCTCAGAGGTCTACTAGGGATGTTTGGTTGTGTGTGCATCAGACTGACTGTGCGTGTGTTACCATAGGGTCGATATCATCCTGCGACGCCTTCCTCAATGTGTTTCAGGCACGTGGGCTGCGACCTGAGGTGATCTGCCCATGTGCCTGCTCCTCAGAAGCAATGACTGTCGCCATCCGGAGGTGAATCTCTGCTACTACACATGATATAAATTAAACTGTGTGTCACCTACAGTATGTTATCAAGCTTACCTCTAATTAAGGTGAGAGACAAACTAAAGAAACAAGCTTTTAATCAAGACACTAgtaattttttacaataaaaatcttgttggaattatttttgcttaagaGTCGTAGATTCTCAAATTTTCAAAAGCTCATCAAATTTATGAGTcgtgtatataaaaaaaaaaaacatacacccTACgaacattttcccattttgccacattacaacaaacgtcattatttttcattgaaattttatgtgacaacCCAACTCAAACTAGATcggaaaatgaaagaaaaagaaaaatagaaaaattgtGAACTCAAACTAGTTCACAAttggaaaatgaaagaaaaagaaaaatagtaaaatagaGAGCATCTACCATAATCTTAACCATCCCAATCAGTACTTTTTATAACCTTTTGCAATTTTTGGGGGTTATGTTACTACCTTATCTCATTCTTTGTAGTATTAACTCCTTGCAACTTCCCATTCCTTTTTGGGGCATTCCCACAGCTTGATTCTGCTAAACTGCGGTGATGATGTATTCAGGCTTCCCAAATAGCATTTTTTGCATGTTGGCcaaaaacttcagttttgtaCTCAAATGACTTACATACCCTCTTTCACATATTGGTTACCTTTACTAAAAGTCTTTTGGCAAACTGCATGACCTGCTATGTCTTCCTTTTAATAATGTCTCTCTTCCTCTAACTCCTGCATGAAGGACACATTTGTAAAGCATAATATTCACTTGCAAACATCAGAGGGCTTTATAGAGCATCTGTATTTGATTTCAGGTTAAAACACTCGGAACAATATAAACAAAGCAGGCTTAAGACATATCCACATCACACCTTAAAGACTTTTACATctaaaaaagtgtaaaaatcatatataatttttctttcactttacaaGAATGTATTTCTATGTGTAGTTCTGttgcataaaatcacaaaagaagaaTTTCAAGCTTGATATTCTGATATAGGAAAGAGTGAAAAGGTTCAAAGGGAATACTTTTTTACAATGTAATGTGAATGAAAAAGAACTGCTTGCAGTTGTCTGGAAcaacggtgtgtgtgtgtgttggtatgTCCTACAGACCTCCAGAGATGGGTGTTCCTCCTCCAGGCAAAGCAGTGCTGTCCATGAGTGGACTGAGTCACGGTGTGATCCGAGTGGACACAGAGGAGAAACTCTCTGTCCTCACAGTCCAGGATGTGGGCCAGGTCATGCCTGGAGGTAAAGCCGGACACAGACAAATCATGATGAGAATTGTGCATCAAGAACAGATTGTTTGTACTTTGCTTTTTCTACATGTTGCAATATTGAGCTGAAATATTGTATTAATCTTGTTGGTGAACtagctgattattattttataggTTTGAGACATTTAGTCTAACATTAAAGACTTTGTTCTTTCATTGTCAGACTCATTGAGATTTGACACTTAAGgctgaaacatgaaaacattgtgTTCCTCATTCTGTTTCAATTTTCCATTCCTAGCTGTTGTTTGCGTGGTGCGAGTGGAGGGAACACCTTTTCTCTGCCAGACAGACGAGGTTGGAGAGATCTGCGTGAGCTCAGGCAGCTCTGGTTTAGCATACTACGGTCTCCCAGGCATGACCAAGAACATCTTTGAGGTAGGACAGATGCTTTTATGAATCCATATGAGTAAATAGATTACATCTAAAATGGttcaagaaaaagtaaaactcaaacTCTTTCCCAGGAATTCTtcgtagtttagatttttagagTTTTGCTGATCTTtcatcttttgtgtttgtgtctcatttataaaacatgaaacattaacAGTGTTGTGTCGGGTTGCAGACTATCCCAGTAAAGCCATCTGGAGTCTCCATCGGTGACAGACCTTTCACCAGAACCTCCCTGCTGGGCTTTGTGGGACCAGTAAGTTTAACATCATTAAATTGGGAGGAATTTTTAAGccttttatacttttatattttaagcttAATCTGAAGTTTGTTAGCATAACTCTGAAATATAATGTGTCATGATTAATCCATCATGACACATTATGGATTAATGTGTCATGCTTAAAGTAAGGTACTTTGATAAGTAgcttacagaaaacaaattattgtattatttattcatctttttattcacagacatgtttcttgtgttttaacTGGAGGATGATTAAAGTCAATTGAGTCAAATATCACAAAATAGAAAATCCTGTTAATgtcttgtttgctttttctcttccaattatttttaaaaataaggaaaaaaaacaatgaaatattggTCATAGAAAGTTAATTCTTATTTTACatccaggggaaaaaaatgcaaatatgaaacttgtttttacatgtacttttgtttgatatatttgtaatatgcatttaaaataGAAGCACaatcataattattttatataaccacattttaatattctttagctgaaattattatttttttccttctgttctgaacttttgttttccttcagcgTACTCTGGATGCAACGTTTGACTTTACATGACATAACTTTATAGAATAACAGGAACATTTTGCCAAACAATCATTCATTCAAACAACCATGCATTCATAGCAAACTATATTAAAGTTTGCTATGAATGTAAACTTTAATATAGGTCATTCTCAGTTACGGTCCATTTAACCGTCtttacttgatttttcttttaaggacaaccttgtgtttgttgttgggAAGATCGATGGCCTCATGGTCGTCAGTGGGCGGAGACACaatgcagatgatgtggttgCCACTGCGCTGGCTGTAGAACCCATGAAGTTTGTGTACAGGGGAAGGTAAAGGaggaaacacttttaaaaaatcctgcCCTTCACACTgtatttgctgtatttttgtgtgtcttGCATCATTTGCTAACTCAGTTGACTGTATTGCTACAACTGCAACAGTTTGATGTTATGCTTTTGGCTCCAGGATAGCAGTATTTTCAGTGTTGGTCCTGCATGATGAGAGGATCATTGTGGTGGCCGAGCAGAGGCCAGACGCTTCGGAGGAGGACAGCTTCCAGTGGATGAGCCGAGTCCTCCAGGTGCGGacttcatttgtttaaaagGCTTTACTTTGGCATGGTTTAGAAAAGAATTTCTTAATTTCTGAGTCTGGATATTAATCTGCGTACAAAGATTGCAATTTGTTTGATAGCTCATGTGCTGGAATGCAGCTGCAACCATTAATAACACAAGAAAACATACTGCAACTccagatttcttctgctttacGCTCCACTGTCCACAAAACATGCTTTGCAAATCCAATTGGTTTTCAGCTAATGTAATCAAAGTgtagataaaattattttttcagattcagCTTTAGGTTCAATTTAAAAGACATAGacatgttttttggggggggtttgtCTAgcttttattatgtatttaacCAGACCTTGTGTGTTTGTCAGGCCATTGACAGCATCCACCAAGTTGGGGTGTACTGCCTCGCTCTTGTTCCTGCCAACAATCTTCCGAAAGCTCCTTTGGGTGGCATCCACATATCTGAGACTAAGCAGCGTTTCCTGGAGGGCGCCCTGCATCCCTGCAACGTCCTCATGTGTCCTCACACATGTGTCACCAACCTGCCCAAACCAAGGCAAAAACAACCAGGTAGGCAATCTTTTCCTCTCAACATTGTCAACCTTGATGCTTCTATGTAGTGCAATTTGTTTTATACCCGTATTATTACTCATGCTGACTTCACTAACATGTTATGGTTGGCTGCTTGTGCTGGACAGAGGTTGGTCCTGCCTCTATGATAGTGGGCAATCTGGTGGCAGGCAAGAGGATAGCACAAGCCTGTGGGAGAGACCTGGGGCAGCTCGAGGACAATGACCAGGCACGTAAGGTAGATAGTCATCCTCATTTCATTCACGCTGCTCATCACACAGGTAAGGTGAAGTCTGCGATGCAcacataattgttttttttttctttttaactcaaaacctgtaaaaataagtaaatacaataaaaagcaaAGGATTGAGAGccattttttcaaacattacaaATTGCTAAGAAGTTGCTCCAGTTTGGATCCCTGacacaattaaaaacatgttttggttACTTTTATGTTGCTGTTAACTTGTGGGCAGCCCTATTTATTCGTATTGCTCCAATGTGAAGCTATGTCTCACCCGTAAACTGCTGCAAACGAGTATTTGATTGGATGCACCGTCAATAATGATGGTGCTAccctaaaaaaacacaagtattttGCTGCGTACCTCTTGATTTTTCTGCCATTACTCATTTCCATCATTCATCCCTTtcagttttatcattttgtaAAAGTGGTGAACTCCCCAAAACACATGTTTTATCCTAGTGAGTCCCCatgcattaaattaaacatgtgtAACTGTGTTTTACCAACAGTTCCTCTACATCCAGGATGTGCTGCAGTGGAGAGCTCAGGCCACTCCGGATCATCCTCTGTTCCTCGTTCTCAATTCAAAGGTAAGGCTTTACATTGCAGGCATTAATCTGGTGGTGTGATTTCTATGTCATAGTCAATAAATCAGataattataaaaattattataattttggtaacacattatatagattaattacacaggCTGTTGCTCTCAAGCCTCtatgttaattatgatgattttccgaTTACAGCTGATGAAACCTTAACATTTAGGATGGGGGTGTTaaattagacaaataaaaaacattttacgtttaatacctgcttaaagtttattttcaaaaggtgctTATTATGCTCATTGCTCTTTCCTAGTTCCCTTGCATCCCACTGTCTATCCTTTATGTATTGctaactttaatattttatgattaaagaGAAATATTAAGGACTGAGAACTCTGGAGGAGTCTTGCACTTATACAGCTACAATGTGTAGAAATCCTGGTTGAGTACCTTGGTCAGATTGTGGAGAATATGTCACTGTTTTAAAGGATCATAGCTCCAGtttgcattttcaaattaaatctaatttatgGAGGCTTAATCATATAatgctttattattaaaactgcaaaagcaTTAGACCTTTTTCAAACTTGCACTATTATCAGGGTTTCtcttattttatataaataagatGTTTCACTCTGGAATATTTAAGAAATCTTCAAAAATCCTTTCAAGTTAGTCATTTTCACTATCTTTTCTTCTtagttgaacttttttttgaGTGAACTAAATAAGGTGCTGTGTACTAGTGCTGTTTGTGATTTCTCTTCAGGGCACAGTGGCCagcacagcttcctgtctgcagcTGCACAAGCGAGCAGAGCGCGTGGCAGCAGCTCTGATGGGACGCCTCAACACTGGGGACCATGTAGCACTTGTCTACCCACCGGGTAAAACGTCCTGCTAATTACAGTTTCTGTTAATTTAAGCTTTGCGTTTCATTATTTCATCAACGTGCTgacgtgtgtatgtgtgtgtgtgcaggaatCGACCTGATTGCAACCTTCTATGGCTGCCTGTATGCTGGGTGTGTCCCTGTCACAGTTAGACCTCCACACCCACAGAACCTGGCCACCACTCTGCCAACTGTCAAGATGATTGTTGAGGTAAAACAATCTGTTCCTCACCCAAACTTCTAATTCATcttatttatcttaaaatgaatcacaaaGAGGGTGCATTTtgctttcattgtgtttttctatcTAAAGTAATGAATGCAATCCATGTCAGTagtgttgcatgttttttttctctgttgcaAACTGTAGTTTTTGTGTGTTGCAGGTCAGTAAGTCGGTGTGTATCCTGACAACTCAAGCTATAATGAAGCTACTGAAATCCAAAGAGGCTACAGCAGCTGTGGACATCAAGAGCTGGCCCACAGTAATGGACACTGGTAAATGATTTGAAAAACCACCCACATGTATCTTTGTGCTTCAGTTAGGATTCTCATGTTGTTAGAAATCTTTCCTCTCAGCAGTAAAATGGGTCTTTGCGTTCTGCAGATGACCTCCCCAGGAAGAAGTGTCCACAGACATACAAGCCCCCCACACCAGAGATGCTGGCATACTTGGACTTCAGTGTCTCCACAACTGGGATCCTGGCAGGAGTCAAAGTATGCTGAAGCACATAAAAACTTTCAGGTTTATCTGCAGAAGCCATATTAGGATGACTTTCACTTCTTACTAGTCTTGATTTCCGTCCCTTCGTCTTGTGTCTCTCCTAGATGTCTCATTCTGCCACCAGTGCCTTGTGTCGCTCCATCAAGCTGCAGTGTGAGCTCTACCCTTCCCGGCAGATCGCCATCTGTCTGGATCCCTACTGTGGCCTGGGCTTGGCTCTCTGGTGCTTGTGCAGGTAAATCAgcagctctgaccagctgaaTGACAGACAGGTCTGTCCCACATGACTCCACTAAGTTtagcattgtgtttctgttttagtgTTTACTCCGGCCACCAGTCGATCCTCGTTCCTCCTCTTGAGCTGGAGAGTAATGCTTCTCTGTGGCTTTCTGCTGTCAGCCAGTACAAAGTCCGCGTCACCTTCTGCTCATATTCAGTCATGGAGATGTGCACTAAGGGTCTGGGCTCACAAACAGAAGCTCTGCGGGTCGGTTTACTCTACAAACTGTTCAAAAATGATCTCCTGTTCACTCCTGCACTGCATATGGTTTATAAATGACTTGTTTATAATGTGAATGACGcatattttaatgataaatactGCAAACATTACTTATAGCTTAAGTTAACTTGCAAGATCTGTCCCTGGCTGAGGTTTTCAGTTACATAAAggcattattaaatattaatgtaagAGGTTACTTGTAAAATACTACTGGAAAAACctgtttatacaaaaaaaatacagtttgttaTAATATTTGAGTATATAAAGATTGTATTTTAATGGAATTCAAGTTTTCATCCAATTCTAGCAacttttatatcattttaaaagtaaatgtctGACCCTGATGTAActcttctttcctttccttcGTTAGTTGCGAAATGTGAATCTGTCCTGTGTGAGGACGTGCATGGTGGTGGCGGAGGAAAGGCCTCGGATCACCCTCACTCAGTCCTTCTCGAAGATCTTCAAGGACTTGGGGCTCTCACCGCGAGCTGTCAGTACCACCTTCGGTTGCAGAGTGAACATAGCAATCTGTTTGCAGGtaagcagcagctgaagaatAAAACTTGGAGTCAGAAAAATAACAGTAAGAATATGTTATTCTTTAGTCCATTATTTATGCAATTGATCTAATCTTTGCTATGGTACCTGATTATCAGTAATTAAAGAATCCTTTTGATTCGCTtattactttgactttattattaattaaacatGTAATAATTTCCTATGAAGTATTAAAAAATCTAGAAAAGGGTATaatatcatttttatcatttatcagaaaaacaaaaaattaagtaTTAAAGACATTTCAAATTGACGGACTTTACAGACTGTCAAAGACTGTAGGCTTTAACTTCAAGATAAAAGTCTAAATGTCTGAAGAAACAGTGATTTATATTTAGGTAAATGTAACCTTAACCTTGTCTTTGATTTACcacataaataacattttacccAAATTCATTGATTTGgataagatttgttttaatcaggacaatttaagtttttaatatataattttattttggtaaaataacataaaagctGTCTTAGAAAAGCTACATTATGCACTTAGGTCTTCTCAGTAGTGTTGctgatttaaatttgttttcccaaccctggtaattgtttcctgttttcccttttttgtgcacaagtttatttgtgtctgtCCCACATATATATGAACACATGCATCTATATCTCTATCTGTCCTGCCCTGTCCTGTCAGCCCAACAGGTTAGGGAAACTGGCTGAGCAGGTACTGTGGGATGAGAGTAGCtgtttgctctgcagctcagtctgtgtgtttatgtggcCATTTGTTGTTTCTCATGCATGACATTTGAACATGCTTTGCTTCAGTTCGCATTTATCTTCGTTTGCctttatttttgattcaatGAGGCTTGGCTTCATTCAGCTCACTTTTATTTTagccagttttttttaattgtataatTGGATTGTCTCtcatcatttttaaaggatttattgGGTGTGATTTTTCACATTATACTGATTGATATTTTTCAGTGTAGTAGAAtatgttttatgaaatattttgtaaatttgtaaaaataaagtatatgTACCTTTTGAACATATGTTATAAGACTTACCCTTATTAAAAACTATATCTTGTACATATAAACAGATTTGATTGAgcatgtactttttttttttactgtgataaCAGTCTATTGTTTTCTGGCAAACACTAATTGAGTATTGTTGACATTTTCCAACAAcgatctgctgctgcttcatggACTGGCATCAAATGACTCATTGAGCTAAATCAGccttgtctgttttgtttttttctcctcacagATCTTGCTTATGTGTTCTCCAAACATTGCTAAAAGAGTAATGGAAAGCATAATTTGTTGCAGCTGGTTTCACTGCAGTAAAGATAACAGGTCCCACCACTCATGGGAGCAGTTTCTGCTTGAGGAATGGTTCACTTAAAACCCAACTGCATGACAGGCATTTAATCACAACAAATAGTTCTCATAGTTTTTGATTCTTAGACATTTACAGGAGAGAAGTAAGCTAAAACAGTTTTAGATATTTGTAGTGAAGTTCCAGGAAAATCAAGTGTAGATTAGTCAACCCTCCCTACACTAGATGGGGTCAGAGGATCTGATGGAGGAAGTGTCTCTGTACATGGTTCAGTCCTAACTCCTGTAGCCTGGCTTCTGGTTGGCTTTTGGCTGCGCCCCTGCTTACTCAGCAGCTGTTTCATAACCAGCTTCCACCTCCTCCTCACACAGACGGCAAACAGAGGTCACATCAAGACTAAACTGGATTGTAACCTCCAGTTGTGCTTGCTTTGTTCCAGGGAACATCTGGACCAGATCCCACCACCGTTTATGTGGATATGCGAGCTCTGCGACATGACAGGTAGGGGGCAGTATTGCAACAAAGTCAGTGCAAGCAAATTTAACATGAACCTCAATGTAACTTAATAATTATATTTCTGGtatttattcagtgtatgtcattgttttgtttttgttttcccatcCAGGGTTCGCCTTGTGGAGAGAGGATCCCCTCACAGTCTGCCCCTGATGGAGTCTGGGAAGGTGAAAAATAACATATCCATAAAAGAAACTGAGTCAATTGTTATGCTGACAGAATGATTCACGTTTACTCacagtttgagttttaaaactgaGACATGGCTGTCTGCTTGTATAGATTCTGCCTGGAGTAAAAGTGGTCATTgccaacacagagacaaaaggaCCTTTAGGAGACTCACATCTAGGAGAGGTAAGCCCCAGACTTACACTAACATAAAATAACAGGATAGGAATAGATATTTGAGctttaagaaaatacaaaacaattaaacttgtttaaaacaattaaacaagtGTTTTACTAATGGTCCGGAATACTTGCATTTTCATTAGCTTAATTTCTGTTTCATACCCAACttttttaagtataaaaaaGGAACACTCTGCTACTCATTCTACTCATTTCTCGAGCCTCAGGAACATAAATACACCATGTTACCAGAAAATAAGATATAAACTGTATCTTTAGCTGTAAACCAAAGAACATATTCTAACTGTAAAGTCCCAGCTGTTGTATTGGATGAATTAAAGCCCCTTAATAAAGTGGTCATTGTATGTTATGAGGGAATCTAAAATATCCACCAGAATTGTGTGCAATCCTTAGTGTTTACCTGTGTGACAGATTTGGGTGAGCAGTCCTCACAACGCCACAGGCTACTACACAGTTTATGGGGAAGAGGCGCTGCATGCTGACCACTTTAACACCAAGCTCAGCTTCGGAGAC contains the following coding sequences:
- the dip2a gene encoding disco-interacting protein 2 homolog A isoform X3 — translated: MAERTSAGLLSMMLEPTPAVAMTLPAEVREKLAELELELSEGDITQKGYEKKRSKLLAPYIPQIQGVDPSLQIDNRIQASSQVVLPVSKHNKSRAGNARDERFRSDLHTEAVQAALAKYKERKMPMPSKRRSVLVQSSVEACTPPDTSSASEDEGSLRRQGRLATSTPYQGHSHPAVEHWFNRVIQGSSTSSSASSTSSHPGGRSVTNSATHAALNANATATALADLMAHTQLDNHSAPPDVTGLSERSSIHLERPQVGSVRGISRSYNHHASMMETADGCEWGGDGSLTLNNGVPVNSRVSNKIQQLLNTLKRPKRPPLREFFVDDFEELLDVQQPDPNQPRPEGQQMSPLEGEPLGVVTNWPPSLPAALQRWGTTHPKSPCLTALDNAGKPVYTLTYGKLWTRSQKLAYTLLNKLSSRNEPLLMPGDRVALVFPNNDPMMFMVAFYGCLLAELVPVPIEVPLTRKDAGSQQIGFLLGSCGVTLALTTDACQKGLPKAQTGEVVTFKGWPRLLWFVTDGKHVVKPPKDWHPPVREASNDIAYIEYKTSKEGSTMGITVSHSTMLAHCQALTQACGYTEGETITNVLDFKREAGLWHGVLTSVMNRMHVISIPYSLMKVNPLSWIQKVHMYKARVAVVKSRDMHWSLLAQRDQRDISLSSLRMLIVADGANPWSISSCDAFLNVFQARGLRPEVICPCACSSEAMTVAIRRPPEMGVPPPGKAVLSMSGLSHGVIRVDTEEKLSVLTVQDVGQVMPGAVVCVVRVEGTPFLCQTDEVGEICVSSGSSGLAYYGLPGMTKNIFETIPVKPSGVSIGDRPFTRTSLLGFVGPDNLVFVVGKIDGLMVVSGRRHNADDVVATALAVEPMKFVYRGRIAVFSVLVLHDERIIVVAEQRPDASEEDSFQWMSRVLQAIDSIHQVGVYCLALVPANNLPKAPLGGIHISETKQRFLEGALHPCNVLMCPHTCVTNLPKPRQKQPEVGPASMIVGNLVAGKRIAQACGRDLGQLEDNDQARKFLYIQDVLQWRAQATPDHPLFLVLNSKGTVASTASCLQLHKRAERVAAALMGRLNTGDHVALVYPPGIDLIATFYGCLYAGCVPVTVRPPHPQNLATTLPTVKMIVEVSKSVCILTTQAIMKLLKSKEATAAVDIKSWPTVMDTDDLPRKKCPQTYKPPTPEMLAYLDFSVSTTGILAGVKMSHSATSALCRSIKLQCELYPSRQIAICLDPYCGLGLALWCLCSVYSGHQSILVPPLELESNASLWLSAVSQYKVRVTFCSYSVMEMCTKGLGSQTEALRLRNVNLSCVRTCMVVAEERPRITLTQSFSKIFKDLGLSPRAVSTTFGCRVNIAICLQGTSGPDPTTVYVDMRALRHDRVRLVERGSPHSLPLMESGKILPGVKVVIANTETKGPLGDSHLGEIWVSSPHNATGYYTVYGEEALHADHFNTKLSFGDTQTIWARTGYLGFLRRTDLTDASGERHDALYVVGSLDETLELRGMRYHPIDIETSVIRSHKSIAECAVFTWTNLLVVVVELEGSEQEALDLVALVTNVVLEEHYLIVGVVVVVDPGVIPINSRGEKQRMHLRDGFLADQLDPIYVAYNM
- the dip2a gene encoding disco-interacting protein 2 homolog A isoform X2 → MAERTSAGLLSMMLEPTPAVAMTLPAEVREKLAELELELSEGDITQKGYEKKRSKLLAPYIPQIQGVDPSLQIDNRIQASSQVVLPVSKHNKSRAGNARDERFRSDLHTEAVQAALAKYKERKMPMPSKRRSVLVQSSVEACTPPDTSSASEDEGSLRRQGRLATSTPYQGHSHPAVEHWFNRVIQGSSTSSSASSTSSHPGGRSVTNSATHAALNANATATALADLMAHTQLDNHSAPPDVTGLSERSSIHLERPQVGSVRGISRSYNHHASMMETADGCEWGGDGSLTLNNGVPVNSRVSNKIQQLLNTLKRPKRPPLREFFVDDFEELLDVQQPDPNQPRPEGQQMSPLEGEPLGVVTNWPPSLPAALQRWGTTHPKSPCLTALDNAGKPVYTLTYGKLWTRSQKLAYTLLNKLSSRNEPLLMPGDRVALVFPNNDPMMFMVAFYGCLLAELVPVPIEVPLTRKDAGSQQIGFLLGSCGVTLALTTDACQKGLPKAQTGEVVTFKGWPRLLWFVTDGKHVVKPPKDWHPPVREASNDIAYIEYKTSKEGSTMGITVSHSTMLAHCQALTQACGYTEGETITNVLDFKREAGLWHGVLTSVMNRMHVISIPYSLMKVNPLSWIQKVHMYKARVAVVKSRDMHWSLLAQRDQRDISLSSLRMLIVADGANPWSISSCDAFLNVFQARGLRPEVICPCACSSEAMTVAIRRPPEMGVPPPGKAVLSMSGLSHGVIRVDTEEKLSVLTVQDVGQVMPGAVVCVVRVEGTPFLCQTDEVGEICVSSGSSGLAYYGLPGMTKNIFETIPVKPSGVSIGDRPFTRTSLLGFVGPDNLVFVVGKIDGLMVVSGRRHNADDVVATALAVEPMKFVYRGRIAVFSVLVLHDERIIVVAEQRPDASEEDSFQWMSRVLQAIDSIHQVGVYCLALVPANNLPKAPLGGIHISETKQRFLEGALHPCNVLMCPHTCVTNLPKPRQKQPEVGPASMIVGNLVAGKRIAQACGRDLGQLEDNDQFLYIQDVLQWRAQATPDHPLFLVLNSKGTVASTASCLQLHKRAERVAAALMGRLNTGDHVALVYPPGIDLIATFYGCLYAGCVPVTVRPPHPQNLATTLPTVKMIVEVSKSVCILTTQAIMKLLKSKEATAAVDIKSWPTVMDTDDLPRKKCPQTYKPPTPEMLAYLDFSVSTTGILAGVKMSHSATSALCRSIKLQCELYPSRQIAICLDPYCGLGLALWCLCSVYSGHQSILVPPLELESNASLWLSAVSQYKVRVTFCSYSVMEMCTKGLGSQTEALRLRNVNLSCVRTCMVVAEERPRITLTQSFSKIFKDLGLSPRAVSTTFGCRVNIAICLQPNRLGKLAEQGTSGPDPTTVYVDMRALRHDRVRLVERGSPHSLPLMESGKILPGVKVVIANTETKGPLGDSHLGEIWVSSPHNATGYYTVYGEEALHADHFNTKLSFGDTQTIWARTGYLGFLRRTDLTDASGERHDALYVVGSLDETLELRGMRYHPIDIETSVIRSHKSIAECAVFTWTNLLVVVVELEGSEQEALDLVALVTNVVLEEHYLIVGVVVVVDPGVIPINSRGEKQRMHLRDGFLADQLDPIYVAYNM
- the dip2a gene encoding disco-interacting protein 2 homolog A isoform X1, which gives rise to MAERTSAGLLSMMLEPTPAVAMTLPAEVREKLAELELELSEGDITQKGYEKKRSKLLAPYIPQIQGVDPSLQIDNRIQASSQVVLPVSKHNKSRAGNARDERFRSDLHTEAVQAALAKYKERKMPMPSKRRSVLVQSSVEACTPPDTSSASEDEGSLRRQGRLATSTPYQGHSHPAVEHWFNRVIQGSSTSSSASSTSSHPGGRSVTNSATHAALNANATATALADLMAHTQLDNHSAPPDVTGLSERSSIHLERPQVGSVRGISRSYNHHASMMETADGCEWGGDGSLTLNNGVPVNSRVSNKIQQLLNTLKRPKRPPLREFFVDDFEELLDVQQPDPNQPRPEGQQMSPLEGEPLGVVTNWPPSLPAALQRWGTTHPKSPCLTALDNAGKPVYTLTYGKLWTRSQKLAYTLLNKLSSRNEPLLMPGDRVALVFPNNDPMMFMVAFYGCLLAELVPVPIEVPLTRKDAGSQQIGFLLGSCGVTLALTTDACQKGLPKAQTGEVVTFKGWPRLLWFVTDGKHVVKPPKDWHPPVREASNDIAYIEYKTSKEGSTMGITVSHSTMLAHCQALTQACGYTEGETITNVLDFKREAGLWHGVLTSVMNRMHVISIPYSLMKVNPLSWIQKVHMYKARVAVVKSRDMHWSLLAQRDQRDISLSSLRMLIVADGANPWSISSCDAFLNVFQARGLRPEVICPCACSSEAMTVAIRRPPEMGVPPPGKAVLSMSGLSHGVIRVDTEEKLSVLTVQDVGQVMPGAVVCVVRVEGTPFLCQTDEVGEICVSSGSSGLAYYGLPGMTKNIFETIPVKPSGVSIGDRPFTRTSLLGFVGPDNLVFVVGKIDGLMVVSGRRHNADDVVATALAVEPMKFVYRGRIAVFSVLVLHDERIIVVAEQRPDASEEDSFQWMSRVLQAIDSIHQVGVYCLALVPANNLPKAPLGGIHISETKQRFLEGALHPCNVLMCPHTCVTNLPKPRQKQPEVGPASMIVGNLVAGKRIAQACGRDLGQLEDNDQARKFLYIQDVLQWRAQATPDHPLFLVLNSKGTVASTASCLQLHKRAERVAAALMGRLNTGDHVALVYPPGIDLIATFYGCLYAGCVPVTVRPPHPQNLATTLPTVKMIVEVSKSVCILTTQAIMKLLKSKEATAAVDIKSWPTVMDTDDLPRKKCPQTYKPPTPEMLAYLDFSVSTTGILAGVKMSHSATSALCRSIKLQCELYPSRQIAICLDPYCGLGLALWCLCSVYSGHQSILVPPLELESNASLWLSAVSQYKVRVTFCSYSVMEMCTKGLGSQTEALRLRNVNLSCVRTCMVVAEERPRITLTQSFSKIFKDLGLSPRAVSTTFGCRVNIAICLQPNRLGKLAEQGTSGPDPTTVYVDMRALRHDRVRLVERGSPHSLPLMESGKILPGVKVVIANTETKGPLGDSHLGEIWVSSPHNATGYYTVYGEEALHADHFNTKLSFGDTQTIWARTGYLGFLRRTDLTDASGERHDALYVVGSLDETLELRGMRYHPIDIETSVIRSHKSIAECAVFTWTNLLVVVVELEGSEQEALDLVALVTNVVLEEHYLIVGVVVVVDPGVIPINSRGEKQRMHLRDGFLADQLDPIYVAYNM